A stretch of Coturnix japonica isolate 7356 chromosome 11, Coturnix japonica 2.1, whole genome shotgun sequence DNA encodes these proteins:
- the AGRP gene encoding agouti-related protein, with protein sequence MLNALLLCYGLLQGIQAILTSDLSHSPLQKMSTGLEEADRAARYPSLLHNAKELSAELDGALPRLDLDQMALEVQGDGDLQNSGVLEPQALSTALQAAGREERSSPRRCVRLLESCLGHQIPCCDPCATCYCRFFNAFCYCRKISTTFPCGKN encoded by the exons ATGCTGAACGCGCTGCTGCTGTGCTAcgggctgctgcagggcatccAGGCCATCCTCACCTCGGACCTCAGCCACAGCCCCCTGCAGAAGATGAGCACTGGGCTGGAGGAGGCAGACAGAGCAGCCCGCTACCCCAGCCTGCTGCACAACGCCAAggagctgtcagcagagctTGATG GAGCTCTTCCCAGGCTGGATTTGGATCAGATGGCCCTGGAGGTGCAAGGTGATGGTGACCTGCAGAATAGCGGTGTGCTGGAACCACAG GCACTGTCTACAGCCCTgcaagctgcaggcagggaggagcGGAGCTCCCCACGCCGCTGTGTCCGCCTCCTGGAGTCCTGCCTGGGCCACCAGATCCCCTGCTGTGACCCCTGTGCCACCTGCTACTGCCGGTTCTTCAACGCCTTCTGCTACTGCAGGAAGATCAGCACCACCTTCCCATGTGGCAAGAACTAG